A window of the Pseudoalteromonas sp. A25 genome harbors these coding sequences:
- a CDS encoding OadG family protein, producing MDIVSLLLQAANLMLTGMVGVFVFLSILIFAVKNLAKLAGSELSNDTPTKATSKSSAGVSNAHIAAISAAVAQYRIKK from the coding sequence ATGGATATTGTGAGTTTATTATTACAAGCAGCCAACTTAATGCTCACAGGTATGGTTGGTGTGTTTGTATTTTTGTCTATTTTGATTTTTGCAGTAAAAAATTTAGCTAAGTTAGCTGGATCGGAATTATCCAATGATACGCCGACTAAAGCCACAAGTAAGTCATCAGCAGGGGTGTCTAACGCTCATATCGCAGCGATTTCCGCAGCCGTTGCGCAGTACAGAATAAAAAAATAA
- a CDS encoding YcxB family protein, with protein MFTEKFTLDKNYFTECFEESVAFSDKAKPKYPLLVFLILLSGLAWFVLEKPYVASFIALVALLEVVAFVYRKPWWITRQMLSRASGSLVTLQIDERGISAVNPYKQYQLTWQDVQQAHKTNKGVVLKTKHGMQYISKAVISPESFDYILEQTKI; from the coding sequence ATGTTCACTGAAAAATTCACCCTAGATAAAAACTACTTTACCGAGTGTTTTGAAGAATCAGTAGCGTTCAGTGATAAAGCTAAACCCAAATATCCATTATTAGTATTTTTAATATTGTTAAGTGGATTAGCATGGTTTGTGCTCGAAAAGCCCTATGTCGCCAGTTTTATAGCGTTAGTCGCCTTGTTGGAAGTTGTGGCTTTTGTATATAGAAAACCGTGGTGGATAACGAGGCAAATGCTTTCAAGAGCATCAGGTAGTTTAGTCACTTTGCAAATAGATGAACGCGGTATCAGCGCTGTTAACCCCTATAAACAATACCAACTCACGTGGCAAGATGTTCAACAAGCACATAAAACTAATAAAGGTGTGGTATTAAAAACAAAACATGGAATGCAGTATATTTCCAAAGCTGTAATTAGCCCTGAGAGTTTTGACTATATATTAGAGCAGACAAAAATATAG